Proteins from a single region of Esox lucius isolate fEsoLuc1 chromosome 13, fEsoLuc1.pri, whole genome shotgun sequence:
- the zgc:158398 gene encoding transmembrane protein 248 yields MGSWHPIANLKEYVYEHPPGVIFFLCVLTLALTFLSFGSYTHTHRLPNPDTPQDWNHFLSSLAHLQLCAKANGVGVEMVSSTTFGQEELGGTAYNSTQSPPSITHLSLSVPLAVMHSSDSQSMSNVHLRAMLLASQLGLTGNETVNVTLMFSSQPVEGNLHTCLTISAPTHILPLTLRPPVCSASEGTSYPVKAVATDTSSLKPPMSESCYILQYTPDSTLTAMLTQKELGLAGRHLIQVSICLLGVCVLLFLSASLTHTHTRRDHNGLDHQTEPLMDS; encoded by the exons ATGGGTTCCTGGCATCCTATCGCTAATCTAAAGGAGTATGTTTACGAGCACCCTCCGGGAGTCATCTTTTTCTTGTGTGTGCTGACCCTTGCACTCACCTTCCTAAGCTTCGggtcatacacacatacacaccgacTGCCCAACCCAGACACACCACAG GACTGGAACCACTTCCTGTCCTCATTAGCCCACCTCCAGTTGTGTGCAAAAGCCAATGGTGTGGGGGTGGAGATGGTCTCCTCTACTACATTTGGGCAAGAGGAGTTAGGTGGAACAGCATACAATTCCACCCAGAGTCCTCCATCTATCACCCATTTGTCCCTCTCGGTACCGCTGGCTGTGATGCACAGCTCAGACAGCCAGTCTATGAGCAACGTCCACCTCCGTGCAATGTTACTGGCCAGTCAGCTGGGCCTCACAG GTAATGAGACTGTAAACGTTACACTGATGTTCTCTTCTCAACCTGTGGAAGGCAACTTGCACACCTGCCTTACCATCAGTGCACCTACACACATCCTACCACTGACCCT AAGGCCACCTGTGTGCTCTGCTAGTGAAGGGACATCCTATCCTGTCAAAGCAGTTGCAACAGACACAAGCAGCCTGAAGCCACCAATGTCAGAGTCCTGCTACATTCTGCAGTACACACCGGATTCCACACTTACAGCCATGCTTACACAG AAGGAACTGGGTCTGGCGGGTAGGCATCTGATCCAGGTGAGTATCTGCCTCCTGGGAGTATGTGTgctgctcttcctctctgccagcctcacacacacacacacccgtcgCGACCACAACGGCCTGGACCATCAAACG